In Streptomyces sp. NBC_00878, a single window of DNA contains:
- a CDS encoding MarR family winged helix-turn-helix transcriptional regulator: MPEGTASASVSLNRLFELAEVLGAMMARGVAERGLTTARAGLLWALLHDGPMTQRALAARLGVTPRNVTGLLDALQADGLVVREAHPTDRRATLVSLTVKGRTVTATLRGGRDSMAAELFGDMPAAQLEAFQGGLEVVIERLRAMG; the protein is encoded by the coding sequence ATGCCCGAGGGGACCGCTTCCGCCAGCGTCTCGCTGAACCGGCTCTTCGAGCTCGCCGAGGTGCTCGGCGCGATGATGGCGCGCGGCGTCGCCGAGCGTGGGCTGACGACGGCCCGGGCGGGGCTGCTGTGGGCTCTGCTGCACGACGGGCCGATGACCCAGCGGGCGCTGGCCGCGCGGCTGGGGGTCACCCCGCGCAATGTCACCGGGCTGCTGGACGCACTGCAGGCTGACGGGCTGGTGGTCCGCGAGGCACACCCGACCGACCGGCGCGCGACCCTGGTGTCCCTGACCGTGAAGGGCCGTACGGTCACGGCGACCCTGCGGGGCGGCCGCGACTCCATGGCCGCCGAGCTGTTCGGCGACATGCCAGCCGCGCAACTGGAGGCGTTCCAGGGCGGGCTGGAGGTCGTGATCGAGCGGTTGCGGGCGATGGGGTGA
- a CDS encoding class I SAM-dependent methyltransferase produces the protein MAQQIATPTRRHPVFARFYAKVAGPALDKAGITEHRTRLLSGLSGLAGEVVEIGAGNGLNFAHYPAEVKRVLAVEPEPRLRALAEESARTTSVQMDVIDGIAEQLPVPNGSFDAAVVCLTLCSVADPHAALAELHRLLRPGGQLRFFEHVRADSPAMRRVQRVVDATVWPLLMGGCHTGRDTQAAITAAGFTLTSLEKFASPETRAPSPAATHILGTAERPRPGGTS, from the coding sequence ATGGCCCAACAGATCGCTACACCCACCAGGCGCCATCCGGTATTCGCCCGCTTCTACGCGAAGGTCGCCGGCCCCGCCCTGGACAAGGCCGGCATCACGGAACACCGCACCCGTCTGCTGTCCGGCCTGTCCGGCCTGGCCGGCGAGGTCGTCGAGATCGGCGCGGGCAACGGGCTGAACTTCGCCCACTACCCGGCGGAGGTAAAGCGGGTGCTGGCCGTCGAGCCCGAGCCGCGCCTGCGCGCCCTGGCCGAGGAGAGCGCCCGCACGACGTCGGTCCAGATGGATGTGATCGACGGGATCGCCGAGCAACTGCCGGTCCCGAACGGCTCGTTCGACGCCGCGGTCGTCTGCCTCACTCTGTGCTCGGTGGCCGACCCGCACGCCGCCCTCGCCGAACTCCACCGCCTCCTGCGGCCCGGCGGACAGCTCCGCTTCTTCGAGCACGTACGCGCCGACTCACCCGCGATGCGCCGCGTGCAGCGCGTCGTGGACGCCACCGTCTGGCCCTTGCTGATGGGCGGCTGCCACACCGGCCGCGACACCCAGGCGGCCATCACCGCCGCCGGGTTCACGCTCACCTCGCTGGAGAAGTTCGCCTCCCCCGAGACCCGCGCCCCCTCCCCGGCGGCCACCCACATCCTCGGCACCGCCGAGCGCCCCCGGCCCGGCGGCACCTCGTGA
- a CDS encoding cell wall metabolism sensor histidine kinase WalK, producing MTSESGRRLGLGPLGRRLFAAFAVVALSSVALLTAAALVGTDRGISTAQQADRQRIADRTAAAAGAAYRRAGGWSAADLGPTRTIADGAGAVLTLWDADDGVILSTAASSDGTELDAEMPGSGHGMGHGGAAASGRSASADVVSGGSTVGSVQLRFPHGSGTAGRNIAWGWVGGAALAALALALAVSWYVTRRLTDPVVRVARTARALAAGDHTARARVDAPGELGDLSRAFDTMADDVTHTEQARRRLSADVAHELRTPLAALQAGLEELRDGYATPSPARLAALHDQTLRLGRVVGDLAELSEAESARLSLNTVPVELAHLVRHAVTDREAELRAAGLTVRTRIATEALPVRADADRIHQALGNLLSNAARYCRPGDTVTVTASAEGDAVLVQVTDDGPGIPADELPHVFDRLWRGSAARNRSGGSGIGLAVVKELITAHGGTVTALSEPAAGTRIVIRLPRDGAARSSGDRLAHL from the coding sequence GTGACCAGTGAATCAGGACGTCGCCTGGGACTCGGGCCGCTGGGCAGGCGCCTGTTCGCGGCCTTCGCCGTGGTCGCCCTGTCCTCGGTGGCCCTCCTGACGGCGGCAGCCCTGGTCGGCACCGACCGGGGCATCAGCACGGCGCAGCAGGCCGACCGCCAGCGCATCGCCGATCGCACGGCCGCCGCGGCCGGGGCCGCCTACCGCAGGGCGGGCGGCTGGAGCGCGGCAGATCTCGGGCCCACCCGTACGATCGCGGACGGGGCCGGCGCGGTGCTCACCCTGTGGGACGCCGACGACGGGGTGATCCTGTCCACGGCCGCTTCCTCGGACGGCACGGAACTCGACGCGGAGATGCCCGGTTCGGGGCACGGTATGGGACACGGTGGCGCCGCTGCCTCCGGCCGCAGCGCAAGCGCCGACGTCGTGTCCGGCGGCAGCACCGTGGGCTCCGTCCAACTGCGCTTCCCCCACGGATCCGGAACGGCAGGTCGGAACATCGCCTGGGGCTGGGTCGGCGGCGCGGCGCTGGCCGCCCTGGCACTGGCCCTGGCCGTGAGCTGGTACGTGACCCGCCGCCTCACCGACCCGGTCGTACGGGTCGCCCGCACCGCCCGCGCACTCGCCGCCGGTGACCACACCGCTCGCGCCCGGGTGGACGCGCCCGGCGAACTGGGTGACCTCTCCCGCGCCTTCGACACCATGGCCGACGACGTCACCCACACCGAGCAGGCCCGCCGCCGCCTCTCGGCCGACGTCGCCCACGAGCTGCGCACCCCGCTGGCCGCGCTGCAGGCCGGCCTCGAGGAACTGCGCGACGGATACGCCACCCCCTCACCGGCACGCCTGGCCGCACTCCACGACCAGACCCTGCGCCTGGGCCGCGTCGTCGGTGACCTGGCCGAACTGTCCGAGGCCGAATCGGCCCGGCTGTCCCTGAACACGGTTCCGGTCGAACTCGCCCACCTCGTACGCCATGCCGTGACCGACCGGGAGGCCGAACTGCGTGCCGCCGGACTCACCGTCCGCACCCGCATCGCAACCGAGGCGCTGCCCGTCCGAGCCGACGCCGACCGCATCCACCAGGCCCTGGGCAACCTGCTGAGCAACGCGGCCCGCTACTGCCGCCCCGGCGACACCGTCACCGTCACCGCGTCCGCCGAAGGCGACGCGGTACTCGTGCAGGTCACCGACGACGGCCCCGGCATTCCCGCCGACGAACTCCCGCACGTCTTCGACCGGCTCTGGCGCGGCAGCGCCGCCCGGAACCGCAGCGGCGGCAGCGGCATCGGCCTCGCCGTGGTGAAAGAACTGATCACCGCGCACGGCGGCACCGTCACGGCCCTCTCCGAACCCGCCGCAGGGACACGGATCGTCATCCGGCTGCCGCGCGACGGCGCCGCCCGGTCGTCCGGTGACCGGCTGGCGCACCTTTGA
- a CDS encoding response regulator transcription factor, translated as MATTVLVVEDEKEIRELLRRYMERAGYAVVTTGSGAEAIRLLGDGSVDLAVLDLGLPDVDGEEVLREAHARGGIPVVVLTARSAVEDRIHGLRLGADDYVTKPFSPTEVVLRVQAVLHRAGAASGAPGAPAAYGGGRLRIDEVRHEAAWDGSVVDLTPTEWGLLTALASVPGRVYSRYELVNRVQGYEFTGYERTIDSHVKNLRHKLGSDGSGVVETVLGVGYRLGLTRDQ; from the coding sequence ATGGCCACCACCGTGCTCGTCGTCGAGGACGAGAAGGAGATACGCGAACTGCTGCGCCGCTACATGGAGCGGGCGGGGTACGCGGTGGTGACGACCGGCTCGGGCGCTGAGGCGATCCGGCTGCTCGGCGACGGGTCGGTGGACCTCGCGGTCCTGGACCTCGGTCTGCCGGACGTGGACGGCGAAGAGGTGCTGCGGGAGGCGCACGCCCGTGGCGGGATCCCGGTCGTGGTGCTCACGGCGCGCAGCGCGGTCGAGGACCGGATCCACGGGCTGCGGCTGGGCGCCGACGACTACGTGACCAAACCGTTCAGCCCCACCGAGGTGGTGCTGCGCGTTCAGGCGGTGCTGCACCGGGCCGGGGCGGCGTCCGGAGCCCCGGGAGCTCCGGCGGCCTACGGCGGAGGCCGGCTGCGGATCGACGAGGTACGGCATGAGGCGGCATGGGACGGCTCGGTGGTGGATCTGACGCCCACCGAATGGGGTCTGCTCACCGCGCTCGCCTCGGTGCCGGGACGGGTGTACTCGCGCTACGAACTGGTCAACCGGGTCCAGGGCTATGAGTTCACCGGCTACGAGCGCACCATCGACTCGCACGTGAAGAACCTGCGGCACAAGCTGGGGTCCGACGGCTCCGGCGTCGTCGAAACGGTGCTCGGTGTCGGCTACCGGCTGGGGCTGACCCGTGACCAGTGA
- a CDS encoding DUF2202 domain-containing protein, translated as MKRNTKLATAIAAAAAVVTGGILIAGPATAGAAGEQTPSARSTTQSSMMNGQQHTHRHGDGTGVGDGNGPCSLTGTATTAPSGTLSAAQKTTLARMAEEEKLAHDLYTVFAARYDARVFDRIAAAETHHLDAVRTLLDRYDVTDPTTGKATGDFADTTVQATYDRLLKQGTANVDGALKAGLTFETDDIAALTKAQSGLDAPDVEQMYANLLAASRMHQAAFESWLVR; from the coding sequence ATGAAGCGCAACACCAAACTCGCCACCGCGATCGCCGCGGCAGCGGCCGTCGTGACCGGCGGCATCCTCATCGCCGGTCCGGCCACCGCCGGCGCGGCTGGAGAGCAGACGCCGTCCGCGCGGTCCACCACGCAGAGCTCGATGATGAACGGTCAGCAGCACACCCACCGCCACGGCGACGGGACGGGAGTCGGGGACGGCAACGGCCCCTGCTCACTCACCGGTACCGCCACCACGGCACCCAGCGGCACCCTGAGCGCGGCTCAGAAGACCACGCTCGCCCGCATGGCCGAGGAGGAGAAGCTCGCCCACGACCTCTACACCGTGTTCGCCGCCCGGTACGACGCCCGGGTCTTCGACCGGATCGCTGCCGCCGAGACCCATCACCTCGATGCGGTCCGCACACTCCTCGACCGCTACGACGTGACCGACCCCACCACGGGCAAGGCGACGGGCGACTTCGCCGACACCACCGTCCAGGCCACGTACGACCGGCTGCTGAAGCAGGGCACCGCAAACGTGGACGGCGCCCTCAAGGCCGGCCTCACGTTCGAGACCGACGACATCGCCGCCCTCACGAAGGCGCAGTCCGGGCTCGACGCCCCGGACGTCGAGCAGATGTACGCCAACCTGCTCGCCGCCTCCCGGATGCACCAGGCCGCCTTCGAATCGTGGCTGGTCCGGTGA
- a CDS encoding rhodanese-like domain-containing protein, protein MAREVDLEAFAAALAAGGVVVDVREPGEYLAGHVPGARLMPLSVLAGRIGELPVGRPVYVICASGNRSLTAADRMSGFGIDAYSVAGGTSGWARTGRPLVTGPHATAA, encoded by the coding sequence ATGGCTCGCGAAGTGGATCTGGAAGCGTTCGCCGCGGCTCTGGCAGCCGGCGGGGTCGTCGTGGACGTCCGGGAGCCGGGCGAATACCTGGCCGGCCATGTACCGGGCGCACGGCTGATGCCGCTCAGCGTGCTGGCGGGCCGGATCGGTGAACTGCCCGTCGGCCGGCCGGTGTACGTGATCTGCGCCAGCGGCAACCGCAGCCTGACCGCCGCCGACCGCATGAGCGGGTTCGGCATCGACGCGTACTCCGTGGCGGGCGGCACCAGCGGCTGGGCCCGAACCGGGCGCCCGCTGGTGACCGGACCCCACGCCACCGCGGCCTGA
- a CDS encoding FAD/NAD(P)-binding oxidoreductase, producing MASIPSPPTHHHVVIVGGGSAGISVAARLRRAGVTDIALIEPSDTHWYQPLWTLVGGGQAPLRATRRPEASVVPDGVHWIRQAARAVDPDLRTITLGDGRRLGYDSLVMAPGLQLDWNGVPGLAEAIGHDRVTSNYAPEYAPRTWDLIRGMRSGTAVFTHPATPLKCGGAPQKIAYLAADHWRRQKVLDRIRIVLVIPDPALFKVPAWSEVLEKVAARYSTEVRLRSEMTAIDGDARELTVTDHATGTKETLAYDLLHAVPPQSAPDWVKTGPLADPASPQGFIAADRHALQHPRHPEVFALGDVANLPTSKTGAAVRKQAPVVAANLLAVMKGAEPTSRYDGYTSCPLVTARDKMLLAEFDYDLKPTPSFPLIDTFKERRDMWLFKRYGLPPLYWHGMLTGRL from the coding sequence TTGGCCTCCATACCCTCACCCCCCACCCACCACCACGTCGTCATCGTCGGCGGCGGCAGCGCCGGGATCAGCGTCGCGGCCCGGCTGCGCCGCGCCGGTGTCACCGACATCGCCCTGATCGAACCGTCCGACACCCACTGGTACCAGCCGCTGTGGACCCTGGTCGGCGGCGGCCAGGCCCCGCTGCGCGCCACCCGCCGCCCCGAGGCGTCCGTCGTCCCCGACGGAGTGCACTGGATCCGGCAAGCAGCCCGGGCCGTCGACCCGGACCTGCGGACCATCACCCTCGGCGACGGGCGCAGGCTCGGCTACGACTCCCTCGTCATGGCGCCCGGCCTGCAACTCGACTGGAACGGAGTGCCCGGCCTCGCCGAGGCCATCGGCCATGACCGTGTCACCAGCAACTACGCACCCGAGTACGCCCCGCGCACCTGGGACCTGATCCGCGGCATGCGCTCGGGCACGGCGGTCTTCACCCACCCGGCCACCCCGCTCAAGTGTGGCGGCGCTCCGCAGAAGATCGCCTACCTGGCCGCCGACCACTGGCGCAGGCAGAAGGTCCTGGACCGCATCCGGATCGTACTCGTGATCCCCGACCCGGCCCTGTTCAAGGTGCCGGCCTGGTCCGAGGTACTGGAGAAGGTCGCCGCCCGGTACAGCACAGAGGTGCGACTGCGCTCGGAGATGACCGCCATCGACGGCGACGCCCGCGAACTGACCGTCACCGATCACGCCACCGGAACCAAGGAAACCCTCGCCTACGATCTCCTGCACGCCGTGCCGCCGCAGAGCGCCCCGGACTGGGTCAAGACCGGCCCGCTCGCCGACCCCGCGAGCCCGCAGGGATTCATCGCGGCCGACAGGCACGCCCTCCAACACCCCCGCCACCCCGAGGTCTTCGCTCTCGGCGACGTGGCGAACCTGCCGACTTCCAAGACCGGCGCGGCCGTCCGCAAGCAGGCCCCGGTGGTCGCCGCCAACCTGCTCGCCGTCATGAAGGGCGCCGAGCCCACCAGCCGCTACGACGGCTACACCTCCTGCCCTCTGGTGACCGCCCGCGACAAGATGCTGCTCGCCGAGTTCGACTACGACCTGAAGCCCACCCCGAGCTTCCCGCTCATCGACACCTTCAAGGAACGCCGCGACATGTGGCTGTTCAAGCGGTACGGGCTGCCACCGCTCTACTGGCACGGCATGCTCACCGGCCGCCTCTGA
- a CDS encoding rhodanese-like domain-containing protein — MFFAQHYLDCLSQASYLIADESTGKAVVVDPRRDVSEYLADAEAHGFTIEAVINTHFHADFLAGHLELAARTGAWIGYGHRAETEYPIRKLTDGERISLGDVTLEILETPGHTPESISVLVYEHAADAVPYGVLTGDALFIGDVGRPDLLASLGATADELGHMLYDSIQHKLMALPDPVRVFPAHGAGSSCGKNLSTERQSTIGQQRTTNYACAPMSEQEFVALVTAGQPSAPGYFVYDAILNRKDHGLFDAAATQQPLSAAEFLSRRAAGALVLDARDPQEFAAGHLRGSVNVPADGRFAEQAGTVVAPDQEVVVIAPQDREEEIVTRLARIGFDKVGGYLREPEGAFPDMAEEMRQASRLTAHQLRRALDSEQPPLVLDVRNTAEREEGFIEGSAHVPLAELPRRLDEIPVGRPLVVHCAGGHRSSIAASLLRHNGLDDVSDLLGGYGAWLAETATADA, encoded by the coding sequence GTGTTCTTCGCCCAGCACTACCTCGACTGCCTCTCCCAGGCGTCCTACCTGATCGCCGACGAGTCCACCGGCAAGGCCGTCGTCGTCGACCCGCGCCGCGACGTCTCGGAGTACCTCGCCGACGCCGAGGCCCATGGCTTCACCATCGAAGCCGTCATCAACACCCACTTCCACGCCGACTTCCTCGCCGGCCACCTCGAACTCGCCGCCCGCACCGGCGCCTGGATCGGCTACGGACACCGCGCCGAGACGGAGTACCCGATCCGCAAGCTCACCGACGGCGAGCGCATCAGCCTCGGCGACGTCACCCTGGAGATACTGGAAACCCCCGGCCACACCCCGGAGTCCATCAGCGTCCTGGTCTACGAGCACGCGGCCGACGCGGTCCCGTACGGCGTGCTGACCGGCGACGCGCTGTTCATCGGCGACGTCGGCCGCCCCGACCTGCTCGCCTCCCTCGGCGCCACCGCCGACGAACTCGGCCACATGCTCTACGACAGCATCCAGCACAAACTCATGGCCCTGCCCGACCCGGTCCGCGTCTTCCCGGCCCACGGCGCCGGATCCTCCTGCGGCAAGAACCTCTCCACCGAACGCCAGTCGACCATCGGACAGCAGCGCACCACCAACTACGCCTGCGCGCCCATGAGCGAGCAGGAGTTCGTCGCCCTCGTCACCGCCGGACAGCCCTCCGCGCCCGGCTACTTCGTCTACGACGCCATCCTCAACCGCAAGGACCACGGCCTGTTCGACGCTGCCGCCACCCAACAGCCGCTGTCCGCCGCCGAGTTCCTCAGCCGTCGGGCCGCCGGCGCGCTGGTACTGGACGCCCGCGACCCGCAGGAGTTCGCCGCCGGCCATCTGCGCGGCTCCGTGAACGTGCCCGCCGACGGGCGGTTCGCCGAGCAGGCCGGAACGGTCGTCGCCCCCGACCAGGAGGTCGTCGTCATCGCACCGCAGGACCGTGAGGAGGAGATCGTCACCCGGCTCGCCCGGATCGGATTCGACAAGGTCGGCGGTTACCTGCGCGAGCCCGAGGGCGCCTTCCCGGACATGGCCGAGGAGATGCGGCAGGCAAGCCGCCTGACCGCCCACCAGCTCCGCCGGGCGCTCGACAGCGAGCAGCCCCCGCTCGTCCTCGACGTCCGCAACACCGCCGAACGCGAGGAAGGCTTCATCGAGGGGTCCGCGCACGTCCCGCTCGCCGAACTCCCCCGCCGTCTCGACGAGATCCCCGTCGGCCGGCCCCTGGTCGTGCACTGCGCGGGCGGCCACCGCTCCTCCATCGCGGCCAGCCTGCTCCGCCACAACGGCCTCGACGACGTCTCCGACCTCCTCGGGGGTTACGGCGCCTGGCTCGCCGAGACCGCGACAGCCGACGCCTGA
- a CDS encoding rhodanese-like domain-containing protein, with translation MTADATSPRPTPRLDPAALHEITESGAGPRLLDVRTPGEFRTAHIPGSYNVPLDTLREHRAELLRHLDEDVVLICRSGGRAAQAEQALAEAGLPNLRVLDGGVLAWEAAGGPLNRGPARWDLERQVRLVAGSIVLLSGLAALLVPGLYLIGTAVGAGLTVAALTNTCAMGMLLSKLPYNRGPRTDLQSVINALGARS, from the coding sequence GTGACCGCCGACGCCACCAGCCCCCGTCCCACCCCGCGGCTCGACCCGGCCGCCCTGCACGAGATCACCGAGAGCGGCGCCGGGCCCCGGCTCCTCGACGTACGCACCCCCGGTGAGTTCCGCACCGCCCACATACCCGGCTCCTACAACGTCCCCCTAGACACCCTGCGGGAACACCGCGCCGAACTCCTGCGCCACCTGGACGAGGACGTCGTCCTGATCTGCCGCTCCGGCGGGCGCGCCGCCCAGGCCGAGCAGGCCCTGGCCGAGGCCGGGCTGCCCAACCTGCGCGTCCTCGACGGCGGCGTCCTCGCCTGGGAGGCGGCCGGTGGTCCGCTCAACCGCGGCCCGGCCCGCTGGGACCTGGAACGCCAGGTACGGCTGGTCGCGGGAAGCATCGTCCTGTTGTCCGGGCTGGCGGCCCTCCTCGTGCCCGGCCTCTACCTCATCGGCACCGCCGTCGGCGCGGGGCTGACCGTCGCCGCGCTCACCAACACCTGCGCCATGGGCATGCTGCTGTCCAAGCTCCCCTACAACCGCGGCCCCCGCACCGACCTGCAGTCCGTCATCAACGCGCTGGGGGCCCGCTCATGA
- a CDS encoding sulfite exporter TauE/SafE family protein translates to MIAVIVAASLLIGVSLGILGGGGSILTVPILIYLAGMEAKQAIATSLFVVGVTSAAGVVSHARAGRVRWRTGLLFGLVGMAGAYGGGRLAEFISGTVLLITFGLMMVATAIAMIRGRKQAPRKVHHELPVGHVLLDGIVVGLVTGLVGAGGGFLVVPALALLGGLPMSVAVGTSLLVISMKSFAGLAGYLSSVHIDWGLATLVTAAAVVGGLVGGRLAGRIPQDALRKAFGWFVVTMGVFVLGQQVSPEIRGTVLTHPATWALATTTAALLLGRYLHNRSRRAPDPAASVPTRP, encoded by the coding sequence ATGATCGCCGTCATCGTCGCAGCGTCCCTGCTGATCGGCGTCAGCCTCGGCATCCTGGGCGGCGGCGGATCCATCCTCACCGTGCCCATCCTGATCTACCTGGCCGGCATGGAGGCCAAGCAGGCCATCGCCACCTCCCTGTTCGTCGTCGGCGTCACCAGCGCCGCCGGAGTCGTCTCGCACGCCCGCGCCGGACGCGTCCGGTGGCGCACCGGGCTGCTGTTCGGCCTGGTCGGCATGGCCGGAGCGTACGGAGGAGGGCGGCTGGCGGAGTTCATCTCCGGCACGGTCCTGCTGATCACCTTCGGCCTGATGATGGTCGCGACGGCGATCGCCATGATCCGCGGCCGCAAGCAGGCGCCCAGGAAGGTCCACCACGAACTCCCCGTCGGGCACGTCCTGCTGGACGGGATCGTCGTGGGCCTGGTCACCGGACTGGTCGGCGCAGGCGGAGGCTTCCTCGTCGTGCCCGCCCTCGCACTGCTCGGCGGGCTCCCGATGAGCGTCGCCGTCGGCACCTCGCTCCTGGTGATCTCCATGAAGTCCTTCGCCGGGCTGGCCGGCTACCTCTCCAGCGTCCACATCGACTGGGGGCTCGCGACACTCGTCACCGCGGCCGCCGTCGTCGGCGGACTCGTCGGCGGCCGTCTCGCGGGACGCATCCCGCAGGACGCGCTGCGCAAGGCGTTCGGCTGGTTCGTGGTCACCATGGGCGTCTTCGTCCTGGGCCAGCAGGTCAGCCCCGAGATCCGCGGCACCGTGCTGACGCACCCGGCCACCTGGGCCCTCGCAACGACCACCGCGGCTCTCCTGCTCGGCCGGTACCTGCACAACCGCTCCCGGCGGGCACCCGACCCGGCAGCGAGTGTGCCCACCAGGCCATAG
- a CDS encoding metal-sensitive transcriptional regulator, protein MNAEATTDILNRLHRAQGQLAGVIAMIESGRDRKDVVTQLAAVSRALDRAGFKIVASGMRQCLAEQPDGEAPPMTEAELERLFLALA, encoded by the coding sequence GTGAATGCAGAAGCGACGACCGACATACTCAACCGTCTCCATCGCGCACAGGGCCAGCTGGCCGGAGTCATCGCCATGATCGAATCCGGACGCGACCGCAAAGACGTCGTCACCCAGCTCGCGGCGGTCTCCCGGGCACTCGACCGGGCCGGGTTCAAGATCGTGGCCAGTGGCATGCGGCAGTGCCTGGCCGAGCAGCCGGACGGCGAAGCCCCGCCGATGACCGAAGCCGAACTGGAGAGACTGTTCCTGGCTCTGGCCTGA
- a CDS encoding metal-sensitive transcriptional regulator: protein MKVEEEAMGAVLNRLRRAQGQLAGVIAMIEAGRDCKDVVTQLAAVSRALDRAGFKIVASGMRQCLAEQEDGSAPPMTEAELEKLFLALA, encoded by the coding sequence GTGAAGGTGGAAGAGGAAGCGATGGGCGCGGTGCTCAACCGGCTGCGCCGCGCGCAGGGGCAGCTGGCCGGGGTCATCGCCATGATCGAGGCAGGCCGCGACTGCAAGGACGTGGTCACCCAGCTCGCGGCGGTCTCCCGCGCCCTGGACCGGGCTGGGTTCAAGATCGTGGCCAGCGGTATGCGGCAGTGCCTCGCCGAACAGGAGGACGGATCCGCCCCGCCGATGACCGAGGCGGAACTGGAGAAGCTGTTCCTGGCGCTGGCCTGA
- a CDS encoding DsrE/DsrF/DrsH-like family protein, protein MTASATIEKVSIIVSKGSLEGIYPALIMANGARAEGIEADLFFTFFGLDAITKKQYDHIKLATVGNPGLHLPTLLGGLPGVPDLITRYMERKMEKLDIPPIPEFIEMISDTGAGIYACKASVDLFELDKDDLIEQVQGIITVGEFYEHAAGGQIIYT, encoded by the coding sequence ATGACCGCCAGCGCCACCATCGAGAAGGTCTCGATCATCGTTTCCAAGGGGTCCCTGGAAGGGATCTACCCGGCCCTGATCATGGCCAACGGCGCCCGCGCCGAAGGCATCGAGGCCGACCTGTTCTTCACCTTCTTCGGCCTCGACGCCATTACGAAGAAGCAGTACGACCACATCAAACTCGCCACCGTCGGCAACCCCGGCCTGCACCTGCCCACCCTTCTGGGTGGACTGCCCGGCGTCCCGGACCTGATCACCCGGTACATGGAACGCAAGATGGAGAAGCTCGACATCCCGCCGATCCCCGAGTTCATCGAGATGATCTCCGACACCGGCGCCGGCATCTACGCCTGCAAGGCGTCCGTGGACCTCTTCGAACTCGACAAGGACGACCTCATCGAGCAGGTCCAGGGCATCATCACGGTCGGCGAGTTCTACGAGCACGCGGCCGGCGGCCAGATCATCTACACATGA
- a CDS encoding TusE/DsrC/DsvC family sulfur relay protein: MTTATYADTSVTVDDEGFFTDPGQWTEPMAEQIAREQDIETLTDRHWTVIHFMRAEYAAKGTGPTVRILGKTSGVSVKELYQLFPKGPAKTAARIAGIPKPRGCI; this comes from the coding sequence ATGACCACCGCCACCTACGCCGACACGTCCGTGACCGTCGACGACGAAGGCTTCTTCACCGACCCCGGCCAGTGGACCGAGCCGATGGCCGAGCAGATCGCCCGCGAACAGGACATCGAGACGCTGACCGACCGCCACTGGACGGTCATCCACTTCATGCGCGCCGAATACGCCGCCAAGGGCACCGGCCCCACCGTGCGGATCCTCGGCAAGACCTCCGGCGTGAGCGTCAAGGAGCTCTACCAGCTCTTCCCGAAGGGCCCGGCGAAGACCGCCGCCAGGATCGCCGGAATCCCCAAGCCCCGCGGCTGCATCTGA